The Nitrospira sp. genome segment AACGTCTCACAGGCCTGTTTCAGGACATGACACTCGGATTCCCGCTCCTTTTGAATCCAGGCGTCCTGCTCATTGCGCAACTGGGCGCTCAATTGCGCCTCGACCGCCGGGTTCTCCGATCCACCATGCTCCAGGAACCTCCGCGGCATGGGCTTGAGCACATGAAAGAGGGTGATGACGGCGTTGGGCGTTCGGCTCAGCAGAGATCCAACATACTGGACCACGCGATGGGAGTTTTCGGACTCGTCCACAGCCAGAAGAATTCGCCCAGCGACCGACCTACTTGCTTCCTTCTCTCCATTCTCTATATTCTGCTCTGCCTGTTGAAACATAGGCACCTCCCAAATCCTTGACAGGTTTCATCTAGAGCCATGCCTTCACACTCACGACATGAGTGCTTGAATCTCGTCTTGAGTTGAGCATCGATATTTCCCCAATGCGGCCTACTCCAATTACTTGGGCCGAGAAGACAGATGCTAAACACAGTCCGCTTACCTCATCCCACCCCTCATTTCCGGCATGACGAACCACACAATTCCCAGCACTACGAACCACAGCATCAGCCCAAATGAGCTGACCGCGCTGACCATCACGAGACAACAGAGGAAGATAAGCGGCACCCGGGTTATAACCTCACAGGAATCTACGCACCACTTCGCATATCGCCGGCGCGTTACCGATGTTGAGCAGCCGGTTCTTCATGATGTTGCTCCTGACCGAGGGACCACTCGTGGTTCATCAGGCTCATGTGATAGCTCAGACCCACTCGATGGAGTGCGATCAAGTTCTGTCGGCTCAGACGATTGATTGCAACAAACACGTGGCTCCAAGCGAAGTCTGGTTGGCCGACCGTCAGCATCTCGTCCATCGTCATTACTTCGTATCGTTGAAGCATCGTCAGGATGGCCAGCTCCATATCCGCATGTCCCGTGGTCATAGACTGTCTCCCGCTGCGCTATGGACCAACCTGCTCGAATGCCCGTACAGATTCCCGTTCCACACTCTGAGTCATGGCCGAGCTCAGCATGCTCAACAGGATGCTCGGGTCGGATGACTTTCGAACCCAGGCAAAAGCTCCCAGCGTCTGCGCCAGGTCGTACATATCCCAGTCGACTTCCGTGAATAGAATGATCGGTCGTTCGGGCCAGGTCGTTCGAGATTGCTTCAGGAGATCGAGCCCATTAAGGTCAGGAATGTGAGAGTCGATGACGACCGCATCAACGTGGCGAAACTGCATCTCGCATAGTGCCTGAACCCCATCAGGCACCTGCACGACGACAAACCCCTCCTGCTCTAGTAGTCCGGCGAGAGGCAGTTGCGTTGTCTCCGGATCATGGATGAGCAACAAGCGTCTCCCATAGCCGATCATGGGCTTCTCCTCTCCGAGGTCGTGCCGCCGTTCGGCTGCTCTGCAGGACTGTCGCTCCTCTCTTGTAGCGAACCCGCTCGCATCGAACTGTCGACCTCGTCGCAATGACAGTAGGGACCATCGATGACCGCCCACCCACAGACCAATTCGTCCATCTCAGCGGCAAGATCGGCTGCTGACATTCCTCCGCAACGTGGACAACTCATCCCGCCCCTTTCTTGCAATCATCTCACCCGAGGAGGCCTGTGCACGATTCGGCCCGCACAAGCTCCACGAGGTCATGAGCACCGAAAAGCCATGGATTGTAGTAAACACCATGGTCTCATTCAGGAGGATAGGACCGAGGCGCTCGTACATGTGGGAGTCAGTTGGAGCGGTCTGTAGGAATTGTCCGACAGGGAAGCGACTCGGGAGAGTAGGGGCGCTAAGGGTGTATCACCACCGGCGGTGAACTACGTTGGGAAGACACAGAAGGGGTCGGCTGTCGTGATCATTCCACGAGGTGATGTTGTACCGCGTAGCGCGCCAGGTCTGCATTGGTCTTGAGATTCAGCTTCTCCAGGATGCGGGTACGATAGGTACTGATGGTTTTGATGCTGAGGGACAGTTGGTCGGAGATCTCCGTGATCGTGCTGCCGCCGGCAATCAGGCGAAACACCTGGTCTTCGCGATCGGACAAGGAACTGTGAGGCGGTCGCTCGTGGTCGCCTTGTTGATGAATGTGCGATGCCAGGAGTTCAGCCGTTTTGGGTGTGATGTATTTCCCTCCGCGCGAGATCACCTTGATGGCCTGCACCAATTCCTGGGGAGCGCTTTCCTTCGTCAGATACCCGGCTCCGCCGGCACGTAACACGCGTACGGCAAACTGGTCCTCCGGATGCATGCTCAATACCAGTACGGGAAGGTTTGGGAAGAG includes the following:
- a CDS encoding universal stress protein, with translation MFQQAEQNIENGEKEASRSVAGRILLAVDESENSHRVVQYVGSLLSRTPNAVITLFHVLKPMPRRFLEHGGSENPAVEAQLSAQLRNEQDAWIQKERESECHVLKQACETLTRSGFDMNRVMVKYGHDDNIARNILEEARNGHHDTIVVGRQGISRIKQMFGGGTTDHLLHTAKGFAIWVVE
- a CDS encoding response regulator codes for the protein MIGYGRRLLLIHDPETTQLPLAGLLEQEGFVVVQVPDGVQALCEMQFRHVDAVVIDSHIPDLNGLDLLKQSRTTWPERPIILFTEVDWDMYDLAQTLGAFAWVRKSSDPSILLSMLSSAMTQSVERESVRAFEQVGP
- a CDS encoding response regulator transcription factor, translated to MINILLADDHPYLRRGLTQILTDEFSGAVIGEASNVHELVEQAQQRRWDVVVLDLTMPGRGGLEGLHELKRLFPNLPVLVLSMHPEDQFAVRVLRAGGAGYLTKESAPQELVQAIKVISRGGKYITPKTAELLASHIHQQGDHERPPHSSLSDREDQVFRLIAGGSTITEISDQLSLSIKTISTYRTRILEKLNLKTNADLARYAVQHHLVE